The proteins below are encoded in one region of Candidatus Hydrogenedentota bacterium:
- a CDS encoding Gfo/Idh/MocA family oxidoreductase, producing the protein MPHTPTRRQFLATTAAVAAPLIIPASALGRDGATAPSERITLGAIGTGNRGMSNLAAFKGDPRVQILAVCDVDKAHRDQAADLAGLGADAACNDYRELLAREDIDAVSIATPDHWHALNTIHSAAAGKDIFCEKPLSLTIAEGRRMADAVAKHNVVLQTGTWRRSMPMCRRACELVRNGYIGELKTIECGVPEGYAIRGEFKPGYPVEPVPEGFDYDRWLGPAPEKPYTPARCHFNFRWLLDYSEGYISDWGAHYYDIAQWGANMDATGPVHIAGTAEFPRGGFFDASIKHLIEFEYANGLRLIALSTSDNKRYGIKFIGSEGWLHVESNDITSSIAGINDVQLKEGDERLYASDNHVADFLDCVASRKQPAAPMEAGHRTATICHLGHIAATLKRELHWDPAIEEFKNDPAANALRDRPMRGNWDA; encoded by the coding sequence ATGCCCCACACCCCCACACGCCGGCAATTCCTGGCAACCACCGCCGCCGTCGCCGCGCCCCTGATCATCCCCGCGTCCGCCCTCGGCCGCGATGGAGCCACCGCCCCCAGCGAGCGCATCACCCTCGGCGCCATCGGCACGGGCAACCGCGGCATGAGCAACCTGGCCGCATTCAAGGGCGACCCCCGCGTCCAGATACTCGCCGTGTGCGACGTGGACAAAGCCCACCGGGACCAGGCCGCCGACCTGGCCGGCCTCGGCGCGGACGCGGCCTGCAACGACTACCGTGAACTCCTCGCGCGCGAAGACATCGACGCCGTCTCCATCGCCACCCCGGATCACTGGCACGCGCTGAACACCATCCACAGCGCGGCGGCGGGCAAGGATATCTTCTGCGAAAAGCCCCTCTCCCTCACCATCGCCGAAGGCCGCCGCATGGCCGATGCCGTCGCGAAGCACAACGTCGTCCTCCAGACCGGCACCTGGCGCCGCTCCATGCCCATGTGCCGCCGCGCCTGCGAACTCGTGCGCAACGGCTACATCGGTGAACTCAAGACCATCGAATGCGGCGTGCCCGAGGGCTACGCCATCCGCGGCGAGTTCAAGCCCGGCTACCCCGTCGAACCCGTCCCCGAAGGCTTCGACTACGACCGCTGGCTCGGGCCCGCCCCCGAAAAGCCCTATACCCCCGCCCGCTGCCACTTCAACTTCCGCTGGCTCCTCGATTACAGCGAAGGCTACATCTCCGATTGGGGCGCGCACTACTACGACATCGCGCAGTGGGGCGCCAACATGGACGCTACCGGCCCCGTCCACATCGCCGGAACCGCCGAATTCCCCCGCGGCGGCTTTTTCGACGCCTCTATCAAGCACCTCATCGAATTCGAATACGCCAACGGCCTCCGCCTCATCGCGCTGTCCACCAGCGACAACAAGCGCTACGGCATCAAGTTCATCGGCAGCGAAGGCTGGCTCCACGTGGAGAGCAACGATATCACCTCCAGCATCGCGGGCATTAACGACGTGCAGCTCAAGGAGGGCGACGAGCGCCTCTACGCCAGCGACAACCACGTCGCCGATTTCCTCGACTGCGTCGCATCCCGCAAACAACCCGCCGCACCCATGGAAGCCGGCCACCGCACCGCCACCATCTGCCACCTGGGCCACATCGCCGCCACCCTGAAGCGCGAACTCCACTGGGACCCCGCAATCGAAGAATTCAAGAACGACCCCGCAGCCAACGCCCTCCGCGACCGCCCCATGCGCGGAAACTGGGACGCATGA
- a CDS encoding MFS transporter, which produces MSADQTRVQTKGNPRRFSGAELQTVWLIWMTYGAFYFCRTNISAAVPGMEAPLAEGGLGLTGSQVGLILASLKLSYGVGQLINGQLAERFSPRIMLAVGMLASAGLNVLFGFSTGFYFLLFIWAFNGYSQSLGWSPCMRVTSDWIPVERRGKAIGIIGTGYQITLGLTYFVAGQSAEYLGWRAALYVPAILLAFAALVMLFFLREVPPAPVAGAGHEPPAPRVRLGFLEVARLTATNPALWLLGISLGLMNASRYGFLDWGVAHLIEVQETGVGSASLKYVVLPIGAVAGSYGAGWMTDRFFGSRRAPVICMLLVLLGVLTLLYERVSQTSVPATLVLLVLIGFCIYGPQVLLVGTAPSDLARQGTSAAAVGFVNFMGYMGAATGDIVTGYFKDPAHGGWQVAIYIWAGWAFAAAVFAGLLWNVRPRARA; this is translated from the coding sequence GTGAGCGCCGATCAGACCAGAGTTCAAACCAAGGGCAATCCCCGCCGCTTCTCGGGCGCGGAATTGCAAACGGTCTGGCTTATCTGGATGACGTATGGGGCGTTTTACTTCTGCCGCACGAATATTTCCGCGGCGGTGCCCGGGATGGAAGCGCCGTTGGCGGAGGGAGGATTGGGCCTGACGGGCAGCCAGGTGGGGTTGATCCTGGCGTCGCTCAAGCTGAGCTATGGCGTTGGCCAGCTGATCAACGGGCAGCTTGCGGAGCGCTTTTCCCCGCGCATCATGCTTGCGGTGGGCATGCTCGCATCGGCGGGGCTGAATGTGCTTTTCGGCTTCAGCACGGGCTTCTACTTCCTCCTGTTCATCTGGGCCTTCAACGGGTACAGCCAGTCGCTCGGCTGGTCGCCCTGCATGCGTGTCACAAGCGATTGGATTCCCGTGGAGCGGCGGGGCAAGGCCATCGGCATTATTGGCACGGGCTACCAGATCACGCTGGGCCTGACGTACTTCGTGGCGGGCCAGTCGGCGGAGTACCTGGGCTGGCGCGCGGCGCTCTATGTGCCGGCGATCCTGCTTGCCTTCGCGGCTCTGGTGATGCTGTTTTTTCTGAGGGAAGTTCCGCCGGCGCCTGTGGCTGGCGCGGGCCATGAGCCCCCGGCTCCGCGCGTTCGGCTGGGATTCCTGGAAGTGGCCCGCCTGACGGCGACCAATCCGGCGCTCTGGCTCCTGGGCATCTCGCTCGGCCTCATGAACGCGAGCCGCTATGGCTTTCTGGACTGGGGCGTGGCGCATTTGATTGAGGTGCAGGAAACGGGCGTGGGCAGCGCCTCGCTGAAGTATGTGGTGTTGCCGATCGGCGCGGTGGCCGGGTCCTACGGGGCGGGCTGGATGACGGATCGCTTTTTCGGCAGCCGCCGCGCGCCGGTAATCTGCATGCTGTTGGTCCTGCTCGGCGTGTTGACCTTGCTCTACGAAAGGGTATCCCAGACGAGCGTTCCGGCCACGCTTGTGCTGCTCGTGCTGATCGGCTTCTGCATTTACGGGCCGCAGGTGCTGCTGGTTGGCACGGCCCCGTCGGATCTGGCGCGCCAGGGCACGTCGGCAGCGGCCGTGGGCTTTGTGAATTTCATGGGGTATATGGGCGCGGCGACGGGTGACATCGTCACGGGTTACTTCAAGGATCCGGCGCATGGCGGGTGGCAGGTGGCCATCTACATCTGGGCCGGTTGGGCCTTTGCCGCCGCCGTGTTCGCCGGGCTGCTCTGGAATGTGCGGCCTCGGGCGCGAGCCTGA
- a CDS encoding type II toxin-antitoxin system VapC family toxin produces MGEIVTDSSVILAWYFDDEVDDYAISVLNALVEQTPVVPSVCPLELGNSLLVAARRGRITLDESVGILKDLSEMQIRVEQEPPARMLNEVFVLARDHQLSTYDASYLDLAMRRDLPLATLDKSLQRAAGKLGVPLFTC; encoded by the coding sequence TTGGGCGAGATCGTGACCGATAGCTCTGTAATTCTTGCCTGGTACTTTGACGATGAAGTGGATGATTATGCGATCAGCGTTTTGAATGCTCTCGTGGAGCAGACGCCCGTTGTGCCGTCTGTATGCCCCCTTGAACTGGGCAATTCGTTGCTTGTGGCCGCCCGCCGGGGCCGTATCACCCTGGACGAAAGCGTAGGCATTCTCAAAGATTTGAGTGAAATGCAGATCCGAGTTGAGCAAGAGCCGCCGGCCCGTATGCTGAATGAAGTATTCGTCCTGGCTCGCGATCATCAACTCTCCACATACGACGCTTCCTATCTGGATCTCGCCATGCGCCGGGACCTCCCGCTGGCCACGCTGGACAAGTCGCTCCAGCGCGCCGCCGGGAAGCTGGGCGTTCCCCTTTTCACGTGCTGA
- a CDS encoding type II toxin-antitoxin system prevent-host-death family antitoxin: METIADQEALTNFSQLLERVAQGSSITITRQGVPVAVLVPPEARDRQKVAATIARIGEFRKNHTLGPDLTVRGLIEEGRR; the protein is encoded by the coding sequence ATGGAAACGATAGCCGATCAGGAAGCCCTGACGAACTTTTCCCAATTGCTGGAACGAGTCGCGCAGGGGTCGTCCATCACGATCACCCGGCAGGGTGTTCCGGTAGCGGTACTCGTTCCGCCGGAAGCCAGAGACAGGCAAAAAGTGGCGGCTACGATAGCGAGGATCGGGGAATTTCGGAAAAATCACACACTCGGTCCGGATTTAACGGTTCGGGGCTTGATTGAAGAAGGCAGGCGGTAG
- a CDS encoding thermonuclease family protein, whose translation MLIRLFSLVFLFSVVALLGAAGAETLTGEVVSIADGDTVTVLRAEEQVKVRLHGVDAPESGQDFGRAARDYVAERCFRKEVTVFVTDTDRYGRKVGVVILKDGRVLNHELVAAGLAHWYARYAPEDEALRRLQEEARAARRGLWSRPDAVTPEAFRRGEGRSGIAPYNPPSAGTGPEARSQDTAPADRALLYVTDTGTKYHRGSCRMLRSSRRAIAREQAERDYEPCGICLP comes from the coding sequence ATGCTGATTCGCCTTTTCTCGCTTGTCTTCTTGTTTTCTGTTGTGGCCCTCCTCGGGGCCGCCGGCGCGGAGACGCTCACCGGAGAGGTCGTTTCCATCGCGGATGGGGACACCGTAACCGTGCTTAGGGCGGAGGAACAGGTGAAGGTGCGCCTGCATGGCGTGGATGCGCCCGAGAGCGGGCAGGACTTTGGCCGGGCGGCGCGCGACTACGTGGCGGAGCGTTGTTTTCGGAAGGAAGTGACGGTCTTCGTTACCGATACGGACCGGTACGGGCGGAAGGTGGGGGTGGTGATCCTGAAGGATGGGCGCGTGCTGAACCACGAGTTGGTCGCGGCCGGCCTGGCGCACTGGTATGCGCGCTATGCGCCGGAGGACGAGGCGCTGCGCCGCCTGCAGGAGGAGGCGCGCGCGGCGCGGCGAGGGCTCTGGTCGCGGCCGGATGCCGTCACGCCGGAAGCGTTCCGGCGGGGCGAGGGCCGGAGCGGGATCGCGCCGTACAACCCCCCATCGGCGGGAACCGGGCCCGAGGCGCGGAGCCAGGACACGGCCCCCGCGGATCGCGCGCTGTTGTATGTCACAGATACCGGAACCAAGTACCACCGCGGCTCGTGCCGCATGTTGCGTTCGAGCAGGCGGGCCATCGCGCGCGAACAGGCGGAGCGAGACTATGAACCGTGCGGGATCTGTCTGCCGTAG
- a CDS encoding sulfatase-like hydrolase/transferase, which produces MKRRTFLRGAAAAGLAPSFSAAAEPGAHARRAAPPGSPNILFIMTDQQRYDCVGANGNPIIRTPHLDRLASESANFSHCFAQSPVCTPSRACFFTGRYAHAHRNRVNYTRLPAGETLFPALLREAGYRTGIVGKSHLYYEYPPTPEEARRTGFDDVQLHDGAQSVDAWSDYTQWRNANDPKADVYYRRTVEDDPALRSALGPGDNPFRAIIDPQYTDTAWTGRRTREQLAAYAQQSGQPFFLFSSYWKPHSPFEVPAPYDALYSDVTIPLPRRESLATIEAMPPHVSRMIRRAELLGRAPEHEMDRERLQWIYRSYYGSITHIDDEVGATLKALDELGLADNTIVVFASDHGDQLLEHGMMGKNVLFEGSVRVPFMIRYPGRVTPGVCDDLVETIDLLPTLFDFCGLETPYHAHGQSLAPRIAGSGGDYTPRECVFSENVMPEVFAGRHNFEKGKGVFGVRHPDAKMVRTRRWKYNYYPPGHEELFDLENDPGEFVNLAGETEHQKIRDELRQRMVDWLISATETDQIAEKWLV; this is translated from the coding sequence ATGAAGCGTAGAACCTTTCTGCGGGGCGCGGCGGCGGCGGGGTTGGCGCCGTCCTTTTCCGCGGCCGCGGAGCCGGGCGCGCACGCGCGCCGGGCGGCGCCGCCGGGAAGCCCGAACATCCTGTTCATCATGACCGATCAGCAGCGCTATGACTGCGTTGGCGCCAACGGCAATCCCATCATCCGGACGCCGCACCTGGATCGCCTGGCCTCCGAATCGGCCAATTTTTCCCATTGTTTCGCGCAGTCGCCGGTGTGCACGCCGTCCCGCGCGTGCTTTTTTACCGGGCGGTATGCGCACGCGCACAGAAACCGCGTGAACTATACTCGGCTGCCCGCCGGGGAGACCCTGTTTCCGGCGTTGCTGCGGGAAGCGGGCTACCGCACGGGGATCGTGGGCAAGAGCCACCTGTATTACGAATATCCGCCGACGCCGGAGGAAGCGCGCCGCACGGGCTTTGACGACGTGCAGCTGCACGACGGCGCGCAGTCGGTGGATGCATGGTCGGACTACACCCAATGGCGCAATGCAAACGATCCGAAGGCCGACGTGTATTACCGGCGCACGGTGGAGGACGATCCCGCGTTGCGTTCGGCGCTGGGTCCGGGCGACAACCCGTTTCGCGCCATTATTGATCCACAATACACGGACACGGCCTGGACGGGCCGGCGCACGCGCGAACAGCTGGCGGCCTACGCGCAGCAATCGGGCCAGCCCTTCTTCCTGTTTTCGTCGTACTGGAAGCCACATTCCCCCTTCGAGGTCCCCGCGCCCTACGACGCGCTGTACAGCGACGTGACCATTCCGCTGCCGCGGCGGGAATCGCTGGCGACGATTGAGGCGATGCCGCCGCATGTATCGCGCATGATCCGGCGGGCCGAACTGCTGGGGCGCGCGCCGGAACACGAGATGGACCGGGAGCGGCTACAGTGGATCTACCGGAGTTATTACGGGAGCATTACGCATATCGACGACGAGGTGGGCGCGACGCTGAAGGCGCTGGACGAGCTGGGCCTGGCGGACAACACGATTGTAGTGTTCGCGTCGGATCACGGGGATCAGCTTCTGGAACACGGGATGATGGGAAAGAACGTGCTGTTTGAAGGGTCGGTGCGCGTTCCGTTCATGATCCGGTATCCCGGCCGGGTGACGCCGGGTGTATGCGACGACCTGGTGGAGACGATTGACCTGCTGCCCACGCTCTTCGACTTTTGCGGGCTGGAAACGCCCTATCACGCGCACGGGCAGAGCCTGGCGCCGCGCATCGCGGGGAGCGGCGGGGACTATACGCCTCGGGAGTGCGTCTTCAGTGAGAACGTCATGCCGGAGGTGTTCGCCGGGCGGCACAATTTCGAGAAGGGCAAGGGCGTGTTTGGCGTGCGCCACCCGGATGCGAAGATGGTGCGGACAAGGCGCTGGAAGTACAACTACTACCCGCCCGGCCACGAAGAATTGTTTGACCTGGAGAATGACCCGGGTGAATTCGTGAACCTTGCGGGGGAGACGGAACACCAGAAAATACGCGACGAACTGCGGCAGCGCATGGTAGACTGGTTGATAAGCGCCACGGAGACCGATCAAATCGCGGAGAAGTGGCTGGTGTAG